CTGCTGTGCTCAGTGTGACTTGAAagttcatgttttcattttgtggtcGGAAGAGTTCCAAACGGGTGAATCGTTTACGAATCGCGCATCAAACACAGCGGCTACCGTCAGCGCTGCTGGAGTCCGACACTGAGCGAAGAGGTAAAAATGACTTACTAATGGCAATAGCGACGTATATGCTAAACGAAAAATGACCACAAACTGCTGCCGGTTTATCTGGATGTGTCGTAGCGCTGTCGTTAGCTTGGTGGCTAGGTGCTAGCTGGCGACGTTAAGGTGACAACAGACCGAGCGGACCGCGGCCTGGTTCTGCTGCTAGCATAGTGATTGACAGCCTGTCAACTAACAAATAGGTTTATTTTGCTGTGGTCGTTTTAAGTGTGCCCAAGGTTTGTTGTGTACTCTGTATGTCTATGTATAATGTGCCTTTGCTAGCTAGCTAGTTAGGCGTTTGTGTGTTCTGGCCATGATTTCACAGAGCCTGAGTAGTCGTGAATCAGCCTCAGCATCCACGGTGTGTGGCTCTTCTGCGGCCTGCTGCTGCGGCGGGTACCAGCCCCGCGAACTGTAAATTAGCCAGCTTTCTTCCTCCAAAGCACCCCAATGCTTTTTTACGTCTATTAAAAATCCAGCAGTGTTTACAGGCATTTATTCATCCATAAAGACGACAAGCATGGAGTATTCAGGGGGAGTTGTCAATGCCAACAAGTCATGTTATGCAAAATGTTTACATGTAAATGGTTCGAATAGCAGTTAACATGCAGATCAAGTTATCCTTTTGTTGCACAGAAATTTTACATAGAAAATGgcaaatgtgttattttgtctataaaataacacatttgcATGTGTTATTTCGGAACATCACAGTGTTGACTATTAAAGGAAAGGCCACTGGAACTGAACATTTGCATTGTGCTGttccaaaaatgtttttaaaaagtcgAGTCCTGACCTAAAACCAACATCGAAACTGAAATAATTAGTGAAAGTTGTGAGAATTATTGAGTTGATGCTTATATAAACTGCATTGTCATATGATTAGCTGTACAGTAGGGCTGTAATTAAATAGTTGTTTTCGtcctacctttttttttttttttttttttttttcctctttccatcaatgtgtttgtgttttgcaccACATAAAAAGCACAAGTGCAGCATTCCTcagaacaacattaaaaaacaactgcATTTCATTTAGATGAGTTGAGCAAAAGATGAATAGGTTATTGAGGTAATGATGAGCCTAAAGCTGTGCAACGTTAAGGCTTAATACTTTGACCTGTTTTGTCTACCAATCAAAAAGTAGCTCATTGTGAATAAATTAAATTTGCTGCTCTCCCATTGCAGTATATAAACCTTAATTTCTCTTCCTGCTAGAACTGGGATAAATAACCCCCCCACACCTGTTTTGTCCTTCTGTGGTCAGAGTTGCACATATTTGTTCTGCAGCTGCCATGTCTGAAACGTACTGGCCTCCACGTGATTGTCTTTTTGCAATAATGACAGATATTGGAGAACAAAAAGTCAGTTTATCTCTAACCATAGTGGTACCTGTGCCTCAGTAGAAGCTGGTGTCAGATCTCACAGTGAGCTGTGAGTTTTCTTCTCTCCCTGTCTCTGTTTATCCACCCTTCCGGCCACCCACACTCACCCTCAGAATTTGGCCCACATCAGATCCCAACCAAACAAGATGTTGGACTACATAGCCCTCCACAGGttggcttttgtttgtttttttgttttttttccctgccacCCATTTTAGATCATCAGCTCCCACCACCAGACAATCCTCTCACTGGCTTGACTTAGcttcataattttttttgttttgttttgtccaaACATTGATAATTGACTTTTATGAATCAGCCCTGGAGGATTTGTGTAAGCCTAAACTTAGTTACCCTTAATTGTAGTTTTTCCTGTGACATGACTAATGCTGAATCCATTTCGCATTATGTGACCACGCTGGTTGCATAAGGTGGTGATGTAGGCCTCCTGAGTCGATTCTCACAAACTGTACCACTGAATGACAAGTCTGTGAGCTAAACatgaaacataaacagattAACAATCTACTTATTCAAATTAGTCACCGCCATAATATACATCACTGTGGCTGCTTTTGTTGTGAGTGAAGTGGGGTGTGCTGCATAGTTGATTTTTAGGCAGCAGTAGCTGCGCCTGTTGTTTTTGTACAGCCCACTAAAGCACCCCTGAGAAGCCAGGAGGTCCTGGATCACCAGAGGAAGCCTGTGGCATGCACTCTACCCCTCTGGTTCTCAGGATGCAGGATGGGCTGATCAGTAGAACCGCCTGCCTGCGTCTAGACTCAACTAGCCACTTTGGCCCGTACCTCAAAGGAGAGGCTTGGATTTCTTGGGAAACTTTTCCTTCTTGTACACTGTAAATATTTTGCCTCCATCACTCGCGCTCTCATGCTGCTTACCAAATGTGGTCGTCCTGCTCTAAGCGCATACACCCCTCTGTTCTTTTGCCTTGCTGTTTGATCTTTGATGCAGGCCTGGCTGTTTAAAgaatagcaaagagaaagaaaagaagcattGCCAGTACAATACAATAGCTTAGCTTCACCAGCAGGGTAAGTCTAGGTAAGTCCTGGTTTGAGGAGCTTGATTCATGTTAGTGGAACTATCATCTTCACAAGCATTGCAGCCCACTGACTTTGTTGCATCATGCTTCTTATTTTGGCATCTGTATTTATGTGCAAAACTAGATAGGGACATAGCTTCTTGCTAATAACACTGAGACTGTCATTGCTTTGTCATGTGATTGTTGCTGTGGTCAGGGGGGTGGGACATTTGAGTGGAATGTAAGCGCACCAGAGAGATCACACTGAGCTGCTCTCTTTTACTTGCAGAGGATTGTAgattaaaatagaaaaagactTAGCTGTGGTATTCAAAGTGACAATAGAAGTCATTAAAGAAGTTGAACTTCAcactttaacatattttttatccacttttctttctccttaCAGGTGAAAGGCCAGCCGGCCAACCAGCCACGTACAGCTAGCTGTCACTATGGATGCCTGCGCCCGTATTCGAGGAGTCCCAATCAGGTCCAGGTCCTCAGTGCGGAAAGAGGTCTGTCTCTCAGGATGTATTTGCAtttaattttgcacacatgtgcAGTACACTCAGGGCTCCACCCAATGAATTGCCCAGTGGCTAAGGACTAGCAGAAAAGTATGTTGAACAAGTTGGTGGGCCAGCCACTGGCCCGCTGGGAGTTTCACAGTGCTGAGTTCACCTGTGAACCAAACCAGCTGACTTGCCGCTATCaagttgtttttcttgcagTCAAGAATTAGTTGCACATTAAAGAAGGAGCTTGATGAAGGCTATGACTTTTCAAACATTGCAACTTTCTCTCACAGTTCAAAGACACGCGGGGCGTTAGGTTAATTGATGATTCCTGCGTGTGATTGTAAGTGTGAACAGTTGTCAGCCTCGTAAGTTTTGGCCCCTCAACAGTCTGCCGACCTCTCCAGAGCATACCCTGCCTCTTGttctatgacagctgggaggAGTCAGCATGGCACAGTATTTATTCcactaaaatgtatttaaagttttgttttttaagtatgCTGAGGATTAAGATTATTAATATATACATCTACTAAGAAATTACATGATATACTTAAAGATTCAGTTGCTTAGTAGTCTATTAAGTAATGAATAAATGAACTGCTTTAATGTTACTAGTAAACGTTTTGCCTCCTGGCCTTGGAGATCACTGCCAGTAAGATGCCTGCTTGGtaagtgttcacattttcttAGCTTCAAGTCGGTGTGATGGTTGAGGAATGAAGACACAAGtataaatacaaacaacaaTGCTATGTAGACTCCACTGGATTTCAGTACAAAACTCAGTAACTATATGTTgcgctttttaaaagaattttgTTGCAAAGATATTTAATTTCCTCTCTTATCCCCGCTTGATTTTCATTGTAGTTTCTAATGCAgttaattcattttcatttgaaaatgcaCAGTCCTCTAGAACCTTATcaggcattttaaaataatgggATTGCTTAGGATCTGCGTGTGTAAGAGAAGGCAGATGCACACAGTAAAGTTCTTTTTTTGCATTCCTCGGTGCAATGAATAAAAGTATACTCACTGAGGCTGTAGGCCAGTGTGTacttctatttaaaaaaaaaaaaaaaaccaaacaaaaaaaaaagctgcatgtCTGTTTGCAGACTGTGCGAGACAGTGGGGCGCAGAATGTGAAGAGCCTCttcaggaataaaaaggagCTCTGTGGCATTGGTTTAGAGCTGCCAGCAAGAGACGCCACCAGGCTGACAGAGGTatgtcacacaaacgcaccagTGAAGCTCAGCCATGTTTAAACACATGACACATCAATATTGACCATCAGCTGTGCTTTTTCAGATTCACTTTGTGTGTCTGCCTGATGTAAGTGAAGGAGAAGATGTCACCCAGCAGGTACAACATGTTAGTAATGGACAGTAGGTCATACTTTGATGGTAGAGGACACAAAACTCAAAAACTAAATCTCTGAGTTCTATCCTGGTCTTTTAGTTACCACTTTGGCCTTCAAACTGGGGTGATTCTGAGTGTTCTTGTCCACCAGGCTCTGTCTTCTCTGTCAGGGGGGCTGTGTGAGCTTCTCAGGTCCCTCCACGTCCACAGCATTAAGAACGATGAAGTCCTGCTGCTCAAAGACTCTCGCAGGCTGCCAGAGCACAAGGATGCCGGACCTCAGGTATGTGAACGACCGTTTTTGTGTTAAATGAATTTGTTTCGTCAACATGccaaacaaagcagaagtgatCGGAGAGAATAACAGGAAATAAGAGTGGGTAAGTGTACAGCACTTACTGCCTATCCCAGTAAGTACAGTCGATTGGAAAAGGAGCTCTCTAAACTGACGACAGATGCTTTCTCTTGTTTAACATTCTGGTGTTgtatctttctttttaaatgcataacatttttgttttagccTCTCATTCTggtctttaaaaaatgtattcaccAAAAGAGTTCTGCAATGCTTCACTATGCTTATTCAGACCCCAGCTTAGCTGCATTCCTTTTGCTGTCCTCGGGATGTGTTGGGATCTGAATTTATATGTGTAGGGTTAATGATACTTGAAACATGTCCAAACACggtaaatgtttaattttaagaAGATGTGTTTTTAACAACCGCTAATCCAGTTCTAGCAGTTGTTGATTAAAAGTTTTCCCACATGAGGGCTGTGTCAGCATGTAAGCAGATGTAGGAGTCTCTCTCACGCTTCCAAAGAAACACAGGTGTGGGATAGGCTGACAGAGAAGTTGCTTTTGCAGCCGCCACTTTCCTGTTCCTGTGTGCCATGTTTGGGTTCACACAGACCCTGCAGCTCATTCTGTGGCTCTCTCGCCCCAGCTTTGTGAATTAAAGAGTGGGCTAGCACTAAAGGATTTTTGCGTTCTGCATATGCATCAATTTGCAATCAGGACACAGACATAACAATATACTTCCAGCCATCTCCCTCCTCctgtgagataaaaaaaaaatgcccatGTGAATTTAATTTACAAAAGTGATTGCTTTGACTGTCTGTCTGCTTGCTGGGTAAAAATGCTTTTCTTCAAATGAGCTGAAAAATCACCAGCCAAACCATGCTGTCAGCAATTCTCATTTCCCCCTTATTCCCCTTTCTCATGCCATTTTCCTCTTCCTCCAGTATTGGTTAAAGacagtgtgtgtgctgaggAATAGTTCCAGCACCAACGTTTACCCTCAAGCCAGTGTTCCAACTTTGGTGGGCCTGCTGGGGTGCTACATGGCAGGTCTCTGCTATACGCTGGAGCTTCAGGCTCTTCAGAGGGGCGCAGCTGAGCCCAACCAGCCAGACGAAGACGACACCAACCAGTCGGTCTCATCAATCGAGGATGACTTTGTCACAGCCCTAGAACATCTGGAGGAGGACGACACAGGAAACAATACCTGTAGGTTTAGCAGCCAATGCTTATTGGCATTTAGTGGCCTCTGGTTTTTGAGTCATGTGCAGAAaaggatttctttttattttaatgctcTCATAATGCTTGGTGGTATACCACTTGTAATTTCATGTATAATATAGGCATTCCTATATTTTCCAAGTAGCACCAACTGGTAAAAAACTCCATAGTTGCGCTTAGTACGGggaagaggagagaagagagcagagatgcccccccaaaaaagtgtgACCAAACAAGGACCTGTGTCTGCTTTTTGGAACCTTGTTTGGTTTTTGAGGGGGAATAAAAGCTCTTTTGCAAGTATTTCTGCTTCTGTGGTCGGCTCTCCTCTGAGGAGGATTTTCGCAGCAGGCAGAGATTAGCaggtctgtcacacacacacacacacacacgtccgcgcgcgcgcacacagaCTGAGACTGGCAGGACAGTTGAATACTTGAAAATACTCAAATCTGAAAATACTTAAAGATTTTTGCCCTCAAACTTGGGAGGAAAAAAGTGACATTATACAGCAAAACGTAAAGCACAGTCTGTTTAAAAACTCTAGTCCCGTGGCAGATATTTCATTTTTGATAACACAGCCTAAGAGTAGATTATTTGTTATTTTGCATATTGTTTTGAAATGTAGGGTTCAAATCAGCCAGAGGTGTGAATGTAAGTGTGGAAGGTTGTCTTTCTCTCCGGATTAGTCCTGCGACAGagtggtgacctgtccagggtgtaccctgcctctcctTCAGCATTGGTCGGAAATTAATCAAACAGACAGTGATTACTTAATAGGTCTTCAGCCAAATTGTGCTCAAGGTCATAGTTATCATTTTTTCTACATTCTCAACACATCTAGCCCTATGGAAAGACCCACTTACATAGAATTATTAATATTGTGATTTAATGTGAAACAATTAGAATCTTACAAGAATAatgtaatatgtattttttccaTCCGCAGCACTATGCTGTCATAATCTGtgcaaattttaattaaaacgtCTCTAGAATGTAAATGGTTTCAGTTCACTGCTAGATGGCACTAATTAGCTATTTACTAGTTTTACTTGTCTGTTATTTTCTCTAGCCATAAGCACTGTGGAAAATCATCTTATAATCCCCTCTTTGCAATTGCTGCATCTAACcacttttctcctctttctccttcaTGTCCATCTCCACAGCTGCAGCTCCATTTAGTCATTTTAAAAAGCGTGATGTGGCTTCACAGACAGTCCCAGCCcacaagagaaaaaaggaaTTATCAGGCTCCCGCGTTATCATAAGCTCGTCTTCGAAGAAGTATTCAGCCAAACACAGATCTGGTCCTGACGTATCTGTCACAGTGCAGAGGTCATCGGGTGTGGAATCCCAGTGGACTTATTGCAGTCCTGGAGCTCGTCTCCCCTCACCTTTGATTCATGTcagtgaatcagaagagtcaGACTGTTCCAGCCCCAGCCCTATCATTTTTCTGGATGAAGTGGGCTACCAGAAGAGCCTGCTGGCCAAACTGGACATTCCTCAAGTGCCAGGGGGGCCCAGAGAGCGAGTTGAAGACTCAGATTCGGAAGTTAGTGAGTTTTTTGACAGCTTTGACCAGTTTGATGACCTGGATGAGCTCAACTCTGAGAGCTGTACTCTTACTCTGCCTCTGGATGCGATTAGTGCcccagcagcacagaaagaggCTGATGAATCTGGCATAAGTACATcatctttaaaatatgtttctaGGGGCTGCTCAACCAAGGGAATGAATCCTCACCGCTTTGATCAGCCCACTCTCCCAGCCAATGTGAAAAAACCCACGCCCCTGAAACCAGGCTCTCCTTACTCAATTCCCTCTGAGGTGCCGGATTCCCCTCGGCCTGTACAGACTCCCTCTGAGGAGAACGGTGGTCCCCTCTTCAGTCCTTTGAGCTCCTCTGCCTTCAGTCCCCTGGTGGACTCCAGCGGGCCACTGGAATACTTCTGGAATACAGAGGCGGATGGACAAGATGACTCTGAGCTACGTAAACCTCAGGATCTCTGTTCTTTGTATAAGACCTACTCAGACTTTGCTAGCAGTCTGTCCAAAGAAATTCTTGGATCTGTCTGTGGCTACCAGTCTGCTGTTGACATCAGTGACAACAAGAATCTCTCCTGTGTCTGCCACAAGGAATTTAAGAACCCTTCAGGATACCTGATGAAACTCTCAGAAATACAGGAGACTGTAACGGTGGCCAAGCTGCAGAAGAAATCCCAGTCTCTGAAAGATGGTATTCAGAGGTTTGCCAGTGACCTTGTGGAAATGAGCTTGGGCAGCGCTTTGCGAGACCTCCAAAAAGGGGTGTCCTCCTGCACCACCACCTTGTGCCACCTAGCTGCTCGACTTACCTCCTCAGTATTTCAAATGGCCTTCCATGAGATTGGCATGCGACGTGCATATGTACTGAAGGAGCGGGCAATCAACGGGCTGGCCACCTTCCTGGTTGGAGAGGCCGTGTCCGCAGCACTCAAAGAGTTCCTGACTGTGAAGAAGCAGATTTTCCACAACACTGTAACACGTTTTGCTGCTGATCTGGCTGAAGAGCTTGTTTTTGAAGGTATAATGGAAGTATGTCAGTTCTCCCACCCCTCAACCCCTCTCACCCCAAGTGATTGGTCTTTTGGCCATGggcaagaggaagaagaggaggaggtggtggtgtcCTCCTATGCTTCAGACCTTTCTGAGTCTGTCATCCAGGAGGCCTTCATAGAGCTCTCTCAGGCAGATGTTGCCTTCACAAGCCAAGCAGCTATAAGTGTGTCTGTGGACAACATCTGTTATGTCAGTGCAGATAACACCTGCACTCATACCTGCAGCACCTTTGCTAACCAGCAGGTTTTAAGTGCAGCGGTCCCAGCGGAGGATGCTTCTTGTACTGTGAAGAAAGCCCTGTTCACTGTATCAGGAATGGCCAGCTGTATTCCTGTGCCCCAAGCAGGGCATGCCCTCTCCAACCTCCAGGATTCCGAGGAGACCACTCAGCAGAAGTCTAGCTTGTCACACACCCCACCGACCAGCCCCAAAAGATCAACTGTGTCATCCTCTGACAATGCCACGTCTCCACTAACGGCCCTTTACAGTCATGGAACTCAGACCTCTCTACCAGCAGGAGAGCCCTCCCAAAAAAAGTCTTCATTCCAAAACTTCTCTGGCAACATGGTGGATATGATAGTAACTGAGGCTTGTGAGCTATTAACTGCCTCTAAAATGAAGAAGGGTTTCGGCGACTGTGCTGACTTCCTCACAAAGACAATCACAAGCCGCAGGGACTCTTACGATGCTCTGGATTCCCCTTCAAAGCAAGGAGTTGTCAGGGAAAGTTTTAGATATGACTATACAGATTCTGGGCATGTTAGGCTAGGTGGCCCTATGGGACAAGAAAATAATCCTCCCATTTCCTTTCAGACAGGCACTCTAAACCAGGGGAGTTACCGATGTGAGCGAGGCCCCAGGACCAGGGGTGTGTCTGAAACACATCCTGTGATGATGAGTACTTTGGAAGTGCCGGGTAATGAGACGGGTGGACAAAGGAGGATATCCGCTACTGTGGATGATTCAGCTCCAAACTCTGGACAGAAGTCTGCTGCAACTCCTGGTACTCCTCCTTCCACCCCCCAGCAGCCCAGTGAGGTGTCCAAGGAGAG
This is a stretch of genomic DNA from Pelmatolapia mariae isolate MD_Pm_ZW linkage group LG16_19, Pm_UMD_F_2, whole genome shotgun sequence. It encodes these proteins:
- the dgkh gene encoding A-kinase anchor protein 11 isoform X3 translates to MDACARIRGVPIRSRSSVRKETVRDSGAQNVKSLFRNKKELCGIGLELPARDATRLTEIHFVCLPDVSEGEDVTQQALSSLSGGLCELLRSLHVHSIKNDEVLLLKDSRRLPEHKDAGPQYWLKTVCVLRNSSSTNVYPQASVPTLVGLLGCYMAGLCYTLELQALQRGAAEPNQPDEDDTNQSVSSIEDDFVTALEHLEEDDTGNNTSAAPFSHFKKRDVASQTVPAHKRKKELSGSRVIISSSSKKYSAKHRSGPDVSVTVQRSSGVESQWTYCSPGARLPSPLIHVSESEESDCSSPSPIIFLDEVGYQKSLLAKLDIPQVPGGPRERVEDSDSEVSEFFDSFDQFDDLDELNSESCTLTLPLDAISAPAAQKEADESGISTSSLKYVSRGCSTKGMNPHRFDQPTLPANVKKPTPLKPGSPYSIPSEVPDSPRPVQTPSEENGGPLFSPLSSSAFSPLVDSSGPLEYFWNTEADGQDDSELRKPQDLCSLYKTYSDFASSLSKEILGSVCGYQSAVDISDNKNLSCVCHKEFKNPSGYLMKLSEIQETVTVAKLQKKSQSLKDGIQRFASDLVEMSLGSALRDLQKGVSSCTTTLCHLAARLTSSVFQMAFHEIGMRRAYVLKERAINGLATFLVGEAVSAALKEFLTVKKQIFHNTVTRFAADLAEELVFEGIMEVCQFSHPSTPLTPSDWSFGHGQEEEEEEVVVSSYASDLSESVIQEAFIELSQADVAFTSQAAISVSVDNICYVSADNTCTHTCSTFANQQVLSAAVPAEDASCTVKKALFTVSGMASCIPVPQAGHALSNLQDSEETTQQKSSLSHTPPTSPKRSTVSSSDNATSPLTALYSHGTQTSLPAGEPSQKKSSFQNFSGNMVDMIVTEACELLTASKMKKGFGDCADFLTKTITSRRDSYDALDSPSKQGVVRESFRYDYTDSGHVRLGGPMGQENNPPISFQTGTLNQGSYRCERGPRTRGVSETHPVMMSTLEVPGNETGGQRRISATVDDSAPNSGQKSAATPGTPPSTPQQPSEVSKERQIKQFSKKLKSKLAKEFSPATPPPTPHYQPELGPGPKDTIPDADKAEFMLKLMRSLSEEADGNEEEEEEEPAEEGGVGVTNTCSERGGGRHTPSPMCARVMSNKEALHYAERLACHIVSMATEMDTLGGAEEEQGEMNQGSEKRRDSVAQFSEQTLNSLWVYAGEVAGEVISDVKRMVSSGQQCPYHRALRRRSWDRSSSECLHYHHRHHSQPGTDQSRDWRLGRLAEQWSNDLIASVSQSSTSASSTVSSSSSGLSSEYPSCESVTDEYAGYLIRVLKKEGGSRELVLDQYASRLAYRSIKLGLAHASRKIKQRSSSARLRSSKSLPDEWKSSCSSKTSSAKDRTEMDRNTQCCCRDSEEQSKREYMDLVHFAESLAYNITCDVTRKLHLSSVRLPKSLTDSCLYKKSKLEDMAENLIRNSFSCPLLSKEGKSKHYHSTGSLYDQGYSSKVMQVIEHYARKIVDDTLKISMASVGHSSREHQGHDRHTHTQRLSEGPVLVQAMGERACCCCQVQECPYCSKHSRHHYQPVLQRRKRGGDCQARVLSSLEIPKIHIDLDHRVAFAEEMVSMAMDTAKRELSNTSLNADSGIGHDGTSYAESLTAEIMTSALSNICQAALTSASGRETTESTVSQQLSVGDDSLGSWSNLSFEDEHPDDNSSFLHLSDSSNGNSSSWSSLGLEGEACEEHLSFSPSDSDNTEDKEAEVKEESSGTLCVDRTQVQTPRTVLVIANSDLTDPGSGPKHVTLDPQLRTMLQWLAASMADIPQIQLSPDRELQQLPAVVQRLRERKWKVGELLHMLLRYCDESHSQPEAREEALEASKEPHCISLFQWLLERT
- the dgkh gene encoding A-kinase anchor protein 11 isoform X15 — encoded protein: MDACARIRGVPIRSRSSVRKETVRDSGAQNVKSLFRNKKELCGIGLELPARDATRLTEIHFVCLPDVSEGEDVTQQALSSLSGGLCELLRSLHVHSIKNDEVLLLKDSRRLPEHKDAGPQYWLKTVCVLRNSSSTNVYPQASVPTLVGLLGCYMAGLCYTLELQALQRGAAEPNQPDEDDTNQSVSSIEDDFVTALEHLEEDDTGNNTSAAPFSHFKKRDVASQTVPAHKRKKELSGSRVIISSSSKKYSAKHRSGPDVSVTVQRSSGVESQWTYCSPGARLPSPLIHVSESEESDCSSPSPIIFLDEVGYQKSLLAKLDIPQVPGGPRERVEDSDSEVSEFFDSFDQFDDLDELNSESCTLTLPLDAISAPAAQKEADESGISTSSLKYVSRGCSTKGMNPHRFDQPTLPANVKKPTPLKPGSPYSIPSEVPDSPRPVQTPSEENGGPLFSPLSSSAFSPLVDSSGPLEYFWNTEADGQDDSELRKPQDLCSLYKTYSDFASSLSKEILGSVCGYQSAVDISDNKNLSCVCHKEFKNPSGYLMKLSEIQETVTVAKLQKKSQSLKDGIQRFASDLVEMSLGSALRDLQKGVSSCTTTLCHLAARLTSSVFQMAFHEIGMRRAYVLKERAINGLATFLVGEAVSAALKEFLTVKKQIFHNTVTRFAADLAEELVFEGIMEVCQFSHPSTPLTPSDWSFGHGQEEEEEEVVVSSYASDLSESVIQEAFIELSQADVAFTSQAAISVSVDNICYVSADNTCTHTCSTFANQQVLSAAVPAEDASCTVKKALFTVSGMASCIPVPQAGHALSNLQDSEETTQQKSSLSHTPPTSPKRSTVSSSDNATSPLTALYSHGTQTSLPAGEPSQKKSSFQNFSGNMVDMIVTEACELLTASKMKKGFGDCADFLTKTITSRRDSYDALDSPSKQGVVRESFRYDYTDSGHVRLGGPMGQENNPPISFQTGTLNQGSYRCERGPRTRGVSETHPVMMSTLEVPGNETGGQRRISATVDDSAPNSGQKSAATPGTPPSTPQQPSEVSKERQIKQFSKKLKSKLAKEFSPATPPPTPHYQPELGPGPKDTIPDADKAEFMLKLMRSLSEEADGNEEEEEEEPAEEGGVGVTNTCSERGGGRHTPSPMCARVMSNKEALHYAERLACHIVSMATEMDTLGGAEEEQGEMNQGSEKRRDSVAQFSEQTLNSLWVYAGEVAGEVISDVKRMVSSGQQCPYHRALRRRSWDRSSSECLHYHHRHHSQPGTDQSRDWRLGRLAEQWSNDLIASVSQSSTSASSTVSSSSSGLSSEYPSCESVTDEYAGYLIRVLKKEGGSRELVLDQYASRLAYRSIKLGLAHASRKIKQRSSSARLRSSKSLPDEWKSSCSSKTSSAKDRTEMDRNTQCCCRDSEEQSKREYMDLVHFAESLAYNITCDVTRKLHLSSVRLPKSLTDSCLYKKSKLEDMAENLIRNSFSCPLLSKEGKSKHYHSTGSLYDQGYSSKVMQVIEHYARKIVDDTLKISMASVGHSSREHQGHDRHTHTQRLSEGPVLVQAMGERACCCCQVQECPYCSKHSRHHYQPVLQRRKRGGDCQARVLSSLEIPKIHIDLDHRVAFAEEMVSMAMDTAKRELSNTSLNADSGIGHDGTSYAESLTAEIMTSALSNICQAALTSASGRETTESTVSQQLSVGDDSLGSWSNLSFEDEHPDDNSSFLHLSDSNGNSSSWSSLGLEGEACEEHLSFSPSDSDNTEDKEAEVKEESSGTLCVDRTQVQTPRTVLVIANSDLTDPGSGPKHVTLDPQLRTMLQWLAASMADIPQIQLSPDRELQQLPAVVQRLRERKWKVGELLHMLLRYCDESHSQPEAREEALEASKEPHCISLFQWLLERT
- the dgkh gene encoding A-kinase anchor protein 11 isoform X4; its protein translation is MNKSILTEAVGQCVLLFKKKKKTKQKKKLHVCLQTVRDSGAQNVKSLFRNKKELCGIGLELPARDATRLTEIHFVCLPDVSEGEDVTQQALSSLSGGLCELLRSLHVHSIKNDEVLLLKDSRRLPEHKDAGPQYWLKTVCVLRNSSSTNVYPQASVPTLVGLLGCYMAGLCYTLELQALQRGAAEPNQPDEDDTNQSVSSIEDDFVTALEHLEEDDTGNNTSAAPFSHFKKRDVASQTVPAHKRKKELSGSRVIISSSSKKYSAKHRSGPDVSVTVQRSSGVESQWTYCSPGARLPSPLIHVSESEESDCSSPSPIIFLDEVGYQKSLLAKLDIPQVPGGPRERVEDSDSEVSEFFDSFDQFDDLDELNSESCTLTLPLDAISAPAAQKEADESGISTSSLKYVSRGCSTKGMNPHRFDQPTLPANVKKPTPLKPGSPYSIPSEVPDSPRPVQTPSEENGGPLFSPLSSSAFSPLVDSSGPLEYFWNTEADGQDDSELRKPQDLCSLYKTYSDFASSLSKEILGSVCGYQSAVDISDNKNLSCVCHKEFKNPSGYLMKLSEIQETVTVAKLQKKSQSLKDGIQRFASDLVEMSLGSALRDLQKGVSSCTTTLCHLAARLTSSVFQMAFHEIGMRRAYVLKERAINGLATFLVGEAVSAALKEFLTVKKQIFHNTVTRFAADLAEELVFEGIMEVCQFSHPSTPLTPSDWSFGHGQEEEEEEVVVSSYASDLSESVIQEAFIELSQADVAFTSQAAISVSVDNICYVSADNTCTHTCSTFANQQVLSAAVPAEDASCTVKKALFTVSGMASCIPVPQAGHALSNLQDSEETTQQKSSLSHTPPTSPKRSTVSSSDNATSPLTALYSHGTQTSLPAGEPSQKKSSFQNFSGNMVDMIVTEACELLTASKMKKGFGDCADFLTKTITSRRDSYDALDSPSKQGVVRESFRYDYTDSGHVRLGGPMGQENNPPISFQTGTLNQGSYRCERGPRTRGVSETHPVMMSTLEVPGNETGGQRRISATVDDSAPNSGQKSAATPGTPPSTPQQPSEVSKERQIKQFSKKLKSKLAKEFSPATPPPTPHYQPELGPGPKDTIPDADKAEFMLKLMRSLSEEADGNEEEEEEEPAEEGGVGVTNTCSERGGGRHTPSPMCARVMSNKEALHYAERLACHIVSMATEMDTLGGAEEEQGEMNQGSEKRRDSVAQFSEQTLNSLWVYAGEVAGEVISDVKRMVSSGQQCPYHRALRRRSWDRSSSECLHYHHRHHSQPGTDQSRDWRLGRLAEQWSNDLIASVSQSSTSASSTVSSSSSGLSSEYPSCESVTDEYAGYLIRVLKKEGGSRELVLDQYASRLAYRSIKLGLAHASRKIKQRSSSARLRSSKSLPDEWKSSCSSKTSSAKDRTEMDRNTQCCCRDSEEQSKREYMDLVHFAESLAYNITCDVTRKLHLSSVRLPKSLTDSCLYKKSKLEDMAENLIRNSFSCPLLSKEGKSKHYHSTGSLYDQGYSSKVMQVIEHYARKIVDDTLKISMASVGHSSREHQGHDRHTHTQRLSEGPVLVQAMGERACCCCQVQECPYCSKHSRHHYQPVLQRRKRGGDCQARVLSSLEIPKIHIDLDHRVAFAEEMVSMAMDTAKRELSNTSLNADSGIGHDGTSYAESLTAEIMTSALSNICQAALTSASGRETTESTVSQQLSVGDDSLGSWSNLSFEDEHPDDNSSFLHLSDSDNTEDKEAEVKEESSGTLCVDRTQVQTPRTVLVIANSDLTDPGSGPKHVTLDPQLRTMLQWLAASMADIPQIQLSPDRELQQLPAVVQRLRERKWKVGELLHMLLRYCDESHSQPEAREEALEASKEPHCISLFQWLLERT